One stretch of Desulfocurvus vexinensis DSM 17965 DNA includes these proteins:
- a CDS encoding CBS domain-containing protein, which produces MLTVADLMTGEVFTLRETDTLKTARSMMSLARIRHIPIVGKDMEFLGLLTHRDILNATISQFAGVDRKTRDEIDAGIPIMEVMRRDVTAVAPQMKLRDAADILLNHKYGCLPVVEDGVLRGIITEADFLKLTIRLMEALEGDLADL; this is translated from the coding sequence ATGCTCACCGTGGCCGACCTGATGACCGGGGAAGTGTTCACCCTGCGCGAGACCGACACGCTCAAGACGGCGCGGTCCATGATGTCCCTGGCGCGCATCCGGCACATTCCCATCGTGGGCAAGGACATGGAATTCCTGGGCCTGCTCACCCACCGCGACATCCTGAACGCGACCATCTCGCAGTTCGCCGGGGTGGACCGCAAGACCCGCGACGAGATCGACGCAGGCATCCCCATCATGGAGGTCATGCGCCGCGACGTGACCGCCGTGGCCCCGCAGATGAAGCTGCGCGACGCCGCCGACATCCTGCTCAACCACAAATACGGCTGTCTGCCCGTGGTCGAGGACGGGGTGCTCAGGGGCATCATCACCGAGGCCGACTTCCTCAAGCTGACCATCCGGCTCATGGAGGCCCTGGAGGGCGACCTGGCCGACCTGTAG
- a CDS encoding protein-L-isoaspartate(D-aspartate) O-methyltransferase, whose translation MRVDMRRSRERMVREQIEARGVRDPRVLAAMRRVPRHLFVDEALHGQAYADHPVPIGFGQTISQPYIVALMTWYLELEPGMSVLEIGTGSGYQAAVLDEMGARVWTVERIPELYDAARVRLSRLGHAGVRCKLDDGTLGWPEAGPFDRILVTAGGPDVPLPLLAQLADPGILLIPVGGSRRDQQLVMVRRQGGELLRENKGGVVFVDLVGRHGW comes from the coding sequence ATGCGAGTTGACATGCGCCGCAGCCGGGAACGCATGGTCCGGGAGCAGATCGAGGCCAGGGGCGTGCGCGACCCGCGCGTGCTCGCGGCCATGCGCAGGGTGCCGCGCCATCTGTTCGTGGACGAGGCCCTGCACGGCCAGGCCTACGCCGACCACCCCGTGCCCATCGGCTTCGGGCAGACCATCTCCCAGCCCTACATCGTCGCGCTCATGACCTGGTACCTGGAACTGGAGCCGGGCATGAGCGTGCTGGAAATCGGCACCGGATCGGGCTACCAGGCCGCCGTGCTGGACGAAATGGGGGCCCGGGTCTGGACCGTGGAGCGCATCCCCGAACTGTACGACGCCGCCCGGGTGCGCCTGTCGCGCCTGGGGCACGCCGGGGTGCGCTGCAAGCTCGACGACGGCACCCTGGGCTGGCCCGAGGCCGGGCCCTTCGACCGGATTCTCGTCACGGCGGGCGGGCCCGATGTGCCCCTGCCGCTGCTGGCCCAGCTGGCCGACCCGGGCATCCTGCTCATCCCCGTGGGCGGCTCGCGGCGCGACCAGCAGCTCGTCATGGTCCGCCGCCAGGGCGGCGAGCTGCTGCGCGAGAACAAGGGCGGCGTGGTCTTCGTCGATCTGGTGGGCCGCCACGGCTGGTAG